In Paraconexibacter algicola, the following proteins share a genomic window:
- a CDS encoding anti-sigma factor: MSEPFGIFGSTCEFGDEAGAYVLRALSDGERLRFARHLESCASCRAEVEELQIVADQLPMAAPQLVPPTDIRTRLMAVVESEAQLLRAAGPEADRVAPPRDTMRLRDRIWWPSWGVSPGFAAAAASVLVLAGVGGGLLLGGDDGPGPIRTVPAQVAAAPGATANVALQDGRATLHVRGLPAAPTGRVYQVWLKRSGQDPLPTHTLFTVRPDGRAAVKIDEGVDGVDQLLVTAEPSGGSMAPTSAPIVAATLA, translated from the coding sequence ATGAGCGAGCCGTTCGGCATCTTCGGCAGCACCTGCGAGTTCGGCGACGAGGCCGGCGCCTACGTCCTGCGGGCGCTGAGCGACGGGGAGCGTCTCCGGTTCGCCCGGCACCTCGAGTCCTGCGCGTCGTGCCGGGCCGAGGTCGAGGAGCTGCAGATCGTCGCGGACCAGCTGCCGATGGCGGCCCCGCAGCTCGTGCCCCCGACCGACATCCGCACGCGTCTGATGGCGGTCGTGGAGTCCGAGGCGCAGCTCCTGCGCGCCGCCGGCCCCGAGGCCGACCGCGTGGCGCCGCCGCGCGACACGATGCGGCTGCGCGACCGGATCTGGTGGCCGAGCTGGGGCGTCTCGCCCGGCTTCGCCGCGGCCGCGGCGTCCGTGCTCGTGCTGGCGGGCGTCGGGGGCGGCCTGCTGCTCGGCGGCGACGACGGTCCGGGCCCGATCCGCACCGTGCCCGCCCAGGTCGCCGCCGCACCCGGCGCGACCGCGAACGTCGCGCTGCAGGACGGCCGTGCCACGCTGCACGTGCGCGGCCTCCCGGCGGCTCCCACGGGCCGGGTCTACCAGGTGTGGCTCAAGCGCTCCGGCCAGGATCCGCTGCCGACGCACACCCTCTTCACGGTGCGGCCGGACGGCCGGGCGGCGGTGAAGATCGACGAGGGCGTCGACGGCGTCGACCAGCTGCTCGTCACGGCCGAGCCGAGCGGCGGCAGCATGGCGCCCACCTCGGCGCCGATCGTCGCCGCCACGCTCGCGTGA
- a CDS encoding RNA polymerase sigma factor — MSAPFSDLADEDLMQLVRQGEPGAFDLIYQRHATAAFSLAYRMTGARNQAEDVVQEAFLSLWRSNARYDRSRGSVRTWVLGIVHNRAIDSLRRSVVHDRRRASDEGIEERFEAKDRTDVEVARRSEAQEVRSALKTLPPEQCKVIELAYFGGFTHSEIAAMLETPIGTVKGRMRLGLEKMRGQLGGLQEIPS; from the coding sequence GTGAGCGCCCCGTTCAGCGACCTCGCCGACGAGGACCTCATGCAGCTCGTCCGCCAGGGCGAGCCCGGAGCGTTCGACCTCATCTACCAGCGCCACGCCACGGCCGCCTTCTCGCTCGCGTACCGGATGACCGGCGCGCGCAACCAGGCGGAGGACGTCGTCCAGGAGGCGTTCCTGAGCCTGTGGCGCTCCAACGCGCGCTACGACCGCAGCCGCGGCAGCGTCCGCACCTGGGTGCTCGGCATCGTCCACAACCGCGCGATCGACTCGCTGCGCCGCAGCGTCGTCCACGACCGGCGCCGCGCGTCGGACGAGGGCATCGAGGAGCGGTTCGAGGCGAAGGACCGCACCGACGTCGAGGTCGCGCGCCGCAGCGAGGCCCAGGAGGTGCGCAGCGCGCTCAAGACCCTGCCGCCCGAGCAGTGCAAGGTCATCGAGCTGGCCTACTTCGGCGGCTTCACCCACAGCGAGATCGCCGCGATGCTCGAAACCCCGATCGGGACCGTGAAGGGCCGCATGCGGCTCGGCCTCGAGAAGATGCGCGGGCAGCTCGGAGGCCTGCAGGAGATCCCCTCATGA
- a CDS encoding RNA polymerase sigma factor, translating to MDKAQLDHEFSELYRAHLRDVYSYAYYRVGNHHDAEDLTEQTFLQAYRHFERALAESDGRPLRPWLIRIAHNLAANLYRDRSRKPQTPIDDTTVISAVHTTEDLVEGRDELARILEGIQELPDDRREALIMRFALGMDNREIARAMGRTDGATKVLIHRAIKQLEGIVRQPDPA from the coding sequence GTGGACAAGGCGCAGCTCGACCACGAGTTCTCCGAGCTCTACCGCGCGCACCTGCGGGACGTGTACTCGTACGCGTACTACCGCGTGGGCAACCACCACGACGCCGAGGACCTCACCGAGCAGACGTTCCTGCAGGCCTACCGGCACTTCGAGCGCGCCCTGGCCGAGTCCGACGGGCGCCCGCTGCGCCCGTGGCTGATCCGCATCGCGCACAACCTCGCGGCCAACCTCTACCGGGACCGCTCGCGCAAGCCGCAGACGCCGATCGACGACACGACCGTGATCTCCGCGGTCCACACCACCGAGGACCTCGTCGAGGGCCGGGACGAGCTGGCCCGCATCCTGGAGGGGATCCAGGAGCTGCCGGACGACCGGCGGGAGGCGCTGATCATGCGCTTCGCGCTCGGCATGGACAACCGCGAGATCGCCCGGGCGATGGGTCGCACCGACGGGGCCACGAAGGTCCTGATCCACCGCGCGATCAAGCAGCTCGAGGGCATCGTGCGCCAACCCGACCCCGCCTGA